In a single window of the Nocardioides sp. L-11A genome:
- the flgN gene encoding flagellar export chaperone FlgN, protein MDNLSQVLWREREMLEALAYRLEVERLVLASGRTRWLVNATRDIEDLIDDLRATEVLRAAAADEAAAGLGLTPNPSLAALAEAAPDPWAGILRDHRDALIDLARDIAETSEDAKGLLTAGYRSARETLLAIGGTTTASYTHAGTVVADAPRHHLVDRSL, encoded by the coding sequence ATGGACAACCTGTCGCAGGTCCTGTGGCGGGAGCGGGAGATGCTCGAGGCGCTCGCCTACCGGCTCGAGGTGGAGCGGCTGGTCCTCGCCAGTGGCCGCACCCGATGGCTGGTCAACGCCACCCGGGACATCGAGGACCTGATCGACGACCTGCGGGCCACCGAGGTGCTGCGCGCCGCGGCGGCCGACGAGGCCGCCGCCGGGCTCGGGCTGACCCCCAATCCGTCCCTCGCCGCACTGGCCGAGGCCGCGCCCGACCCGTGGGCCGGCATCCTGCGCGACCACCGCGACGCACTGATCGACCTCGCCCGCGACATCGCGGAGACCTCGGAGGACGCCAAGGGCCTGCTGACCGCCGGCTACCGATCGGCCCGCGAGACCCTGCTCGCCATCGGGGGCACGACGACAGCGAGCTACACGCACGCCGGGACCGTCGTCGCCGACGCGCCCCGCCACCATCTCGTCGACCGGAGCCTGTGA
- a CDS encoding flagellin, whose amino-acid sequence MGLRINQNIEATNAYRNLSVTQGQLSKSMEKLSSGFRINRAADDAAGLAISEGLRSQVGGLKVAVRNAQDGISVVQTTEGALTEVHSILQRMRDLAVQASSDSNNAKARANIAAEATQLTQELDRIGQSTNFNGTKLLDGSAGTLNFQVGANGDGASNIAVNLTSANVAGIASSLTVGSAGAQIAVATPTAVTGAQAFTITNPGGGTSTVNVTLGAAGSYNTVEDVANALNADSGFAQSLTATVDNNNNLVVSALNGGTVVGGATAGTHAAAGTGLGVSVAGPAGALDFSSHAGAQAAITLINAKIEDVSTARANLGALQNRFEHTIANVNVAIENLSASESRIRDTDMASEMMSFTRAQILSQAGTAMLAQANSAPNGVLQLLRG is encoded by the coding sequence ATGGGTCTTCGCATCAACCAGAACATCGAGGCCACCAACGCCTACCGCAACCTGTCGGTGACGCAGGGGCAGCTCTCGAAGTCGATGGAGAAGCTGTCGTCCGGCTTCCGGATCAACCGGGCCGCCGACGACGCGGCCGGCCTGGCCATCTCCGAGGGTCTGCGCTCGCAGGTCGGTGGCCTCAAGGTCGCCGTCCGCAACGCGCAGGACGGCATCTCGGTCGTGCAGACGACGGAAGGCGCGCTCACCGAGGTGCACTCCATCCTGCAGCGCATGCGCGACCTCGCGGTGCAGGCGTCGAGCGACAGCAACAACGCCAAGGCGCGCGCCAACATCGCTGCCGAGGCGACCCAGCTCACCCAGGAGCTCGACCGGATCGGCCAGTCCACCAACTTCAACGGCACCAAGCTGCTCGACGGCAGCGCGGGCACGCTGAACTTCCAGGTCGGCGCGAACGGCGACGGCGCGAGCAATATCGCCGTCAACCTGACCAGCGCCAACGTGGCCGGCATCGCCAGCTCGCTGACGGTCGGCTCGGCCGGGGCCCAGATCGCGGTGGCGACCCCGACCGCCGTCACGGGCGCGCAGGCGTTCACCATCACCAACCCCGGCGGCGGCACGAGCACGGTCAACGTCACCCTGGGCGCGGCCGGGTCGTACAACACCGTCGAGGACGTCGCCAACGCCCTCAACGCGGACTCCGGCTTCGCGCAGTCCCTGACCGCCACCGTGGACAACAACAACAACCTGGTGGTCAGCGCCCTCAACGGCGGCACCGTCGTCGGTGGCGCCACGGCGGGCACCCACGCCGCCGCCGGTACCGGTCTCGGCGTCTCGGTCGCCGGGCCCGCCGGAGCGCTCGACTTCTCCAGCCACGCCGGGGCCCAGGCCGCGATCACCCTGATCAACGCCAAGATCGAGGACGTCTCCACCGCTCGCGCCAACCTCGGTGCACTGCAGAACCGGTTCGAGCACACGATCGCGAACGTCAACGTCGCGATCGAGAACCTGTCGGCGTCGGAGTCGCGGATCCGCGACACCGACATGGCGTCGGAGATGATGAGCTTCACCCGGGCCCAGATCCTCTCGCAGGCCGGCACCGCGATGCTCGCCCAGGCGAACTCCGCCCCCAACGGCGTGCTGCAGCTGCTCCGCGGCTGA
- a CDS encoding chemotaxis response regulator protein-glutamate methylesterase, with protein MTQIRVLVVDDSALVRRLVTTALRDASDIEVAGVARDGLEAVRMVDELRPDVVTLDIEMPRLDGLGALTRIRDQHARLPVIMFSTLTERGATATLDALSRGASDYVTKPSNTGQIADGIAAIRDQLVPRIRALAGIRKLTPGTSVPIVRRERTRPALAPVTALLVGCSTGGPDALARLLPRLPADLGVPVLVVQHMPPVFTSLLAQRLDKLCALAVREAADGEPVRPGEVLIAPGDLHLRLRPSALGVRVGLDQGPQENFCRPAVDVLFRSAVGVYGAGALATVLTGMGQDGLAGARELATTGARILVQDADSSVVWGMPGAVAGAGLADDVLPLEQLADRIVATVRRSRAA; from the coding sequence GTGACGCAGATCAGGGTGCTCGTCGTCGACGACTCCGCATTGGTGCGCCGGTTGGTGACCACCGCGCTCCGGGACGCGTCCGACATCGAGGTGGCCGGGGTGGCCCGGGACGGTCTGGAGGCCGTGCGGATGGTCGACGAGCTCCGTCCCGACGTCGTCACCCTCGACATCGAGATGCCGCGCCTCGACGGCCTCGGCGCGCTCACGCGGATCCGCGACCAGCACGCCCGGCTGCCGGTGATCATGTTCTCGACGCTGACCGAGCGCGGCGCCACCGCGACGCTCGACGCCCTGTCCCGCGGCGCCTCGGACTACGTGACGAAGCCGTCCAACACCGGCCAGATCGCCGACGGGATCGCGGCGATCCGCGACCAGCTGGTGCCCCGGATCCGCGCCCTCGCGGGCATCCGGAAGCTCACCCCGGGTACGAGCGTCCCGATCGTGCGCCGCGAGCGCACCCGTCCCGCGCTCGCGCCGGTCACCGCGCTCCTCGTCGGCTGCTCCACCGGCGGCCCCGACGCCCTCGCCCGCCTCCTGCCCCGACTGCCCGCCGACCTCGGCGTCCCGGTCCTCGTCGTCCAGCACATGCCGCCCGTCTTCACGTCCCTGCTGGCCCAACGACTCGACAAGCTCTGCGCCCTCGCCGTCCGCGAGGCCGCCGACGGGGAGCCGGTGCGGCCCGGCGAGGTGCTCATCGCCCCCGGCGACCTCCACCTCCGGCTGCGGCCGTCCGCGCTCGGCGTACGGGTCGGGCTGGACCAGGGGCCGCAGGAGAACTTCTGCCGGCCGGCCGTCGACGTGCTCTTCCGCTCCGCCGTCGGGGTGTACGGCGCCGGCGCGCTCGCCACCGTGCTCACCGGCATGGGGCAGGACGGACTCGCCGGGGCGCGGGAGCTCGCGACCACCGGCGCGCGGATCCTGGTCCAGGACGCGGACAGCTCGGTCGTGTGGGGGATGCCCGGCGCGGTCGCCGGGGCGGGGCTGGCCGACGACGTACTCCCGCTCGAGCAGTTGGCGGACCGGATCGTCGCCACCGTCCGGCGCTCCCGCGCGGCCTGA
- a CDS encoding flagellar assembly protein FliW produces the protein MDLPVIELAHPMPGFPDDARFALVRLDDDGVLHGFRSLDSQDLQFVVVPPAPFYPDYTLDLDDDTVSELGIDEAGAADVLVLLVVRPGATLADTTVNLRAPLVVNPATRRASQVILDDANLPLAAPLVA, from the coding sequence ATGGACCTCCCCGTCATCGAGCTGGCGCACCCGATGCCCGGCTTCCCCGACGACGCCCGGTTCGCGCTGGTCCGCCTCGACGACGACGGCGTGCTGCACGGCTTCCGGTCGCTGGACAGCCAGGACCTGCAGTTCGTGGTGGTGCCGCCGGCGCCGTTCTATCCCGACTACACGCTCGACCTCGACGACGACACGGTGAGCGAGCTCGGCATCGACGAGGCCGGCGCCGCCGACGTCCTCGTGTTGCTCGTCGTCCGGCCCGGCGCCACCCTGGCCGACACCACTGTCAACCTGCGCGCCCCGCTCGTGGTCAACCCCGCGACCCGCCGCGCCAGCCAGGTCATCCTCGACGACGCGAACCTGCCGCTCGCTGCGCCGCTCGTCGCGTAA
- the fliS gene encoding flagellar export chaperone FliS, with amino-acid sequence MNAMDAHAAYRANSVTTASPARLLVMLLERLVLDIERARGAQERTAWADAHRDLLHAQDIVLELESSLVVEQMPAGSQLAALYAYLRGRLVEANVRRRVEVTDEALTLARQLCDTWREAAMAAVS; translated from the coding sequence ATGAACGCCATGGACGCCCACGCGGCGTACCGCGCCAACTCCGTCACCACCGCCTCGCCCGCGCGACTGCTGGTGATGCTCCTCGAGCGCCTGGTCCTCGACATCGAGCGGGCCCGCGGTGCGCAGGAGCGGACCGCATGGGCCGACGCCCACCGGGACCTGCTGCACGCCCAGGACATCGTGCTCGAGCTCGAGTCGAGTCTGGTGGTCGAGCAGATGCCGGCCGGCAGCCAGCTCGCGGCGCTCTACGCCTACCTGCGCGGTCGGCTCGTCGAGGCGAACGTACGCCGCCGCGTCGAGGTCACCGACGAGGCGCTGACCCTCGCCCGCCAGTTGTGTGACACCTGGCGGGAAGCGGCGATGGCGGCCGTGTCGTGA
- a CDS encoding flagellin — MAIGRVTQRMMTEGSLANLQRSLGRMAALQEQLSTGRVINRPSDNPTGTTAAMRIRTSVADQAQYVRNARDGLGWLGQVDSTLDSVTGAVRRARDLALQGANTGAMGQQARDALAIEVEGVRDQLLGQANARYLERPIFGGVTSGGQAYDATGNWVGVAGAVNRRVADDVVVQVDVDGRTVFGDGATSVFAELDALATALRSGDSAGITASIDVLRARENTVVGARAAAGTRYQRIELSAQAADDTKTSLSNHLSTIENADLAETTVHLKLQEVAYQAALGATSRVLQPSLLDFLR, encoded by the coding sequence ATGGCGATCGGACGCGTCACCCAGCGGATGATGACCGAGGGCTCGCTGGCCAACCTGCAGCGCAGCCTCGGACGGATGGCGGCGCTGCAGGAGCAGCTCTCCACCGGCCGGGTGATCAACCGACCCTCCGACAACCCCACCGGCACCACCGCCGCGATGCGGATCCGGACGTCGGTGGCCGACCAGGCGCAGTACGTGCGCAACGCCCGCGACGGGCTCGGCTGGCTGGGTCAGGTCGACAGCACTCTCGACTCCGTCACCGGCGCGGTACGACGCGCGCGGGACCTCGCGCTCCAGGGCGCCAACACCGGCGCCATGGGCCAGCAGGCCCGCGACGCGCTCGCGATCGAGGTCGAAGGCGTGCGCGACCAGTTGCTGGGCCAGGCCAATGCGCGCTACCTCGAGCGGCCGATCTTCGGCGGCGTGACCTCCGGCGGCCAGGCCTACGACGCGACCGGGAACTGGGTCGGCGTCGCTGGTGCCGTCAACCGTCGGGTGGCCGACGACGTCGTCGTCCAGGTCGACGTCGACGGCCGCACCGTCTTCGGTGACGGGGCGACCTCGGTCTTCGCCGAGCTCGACGCGCTCGCCACCGCGCTGCGCTCTGGGGACAGCGCCGGCATCACCGCCTCGATCGACGTGCTCCGGGCCCGGGAGAACACCGTCGTCGGCGCCCGCGCCGCGGCCGGCACCCGCTACCAGCGCATCGAGCTGTCCGCCCAGGCCGCCGACGACACGAAGACCTCGCTGTCCAACCACCTCAGCACCATCGAGAACGCCGACCTCGCCGAGACCACCGTGCACCTCAAGCTGCAGGAGGTCGCCTACCAGGCCGCCCTCGGTGCCACCTCGCGTGTCCTGCAGCCCAGCCTGTTGGACTTCCTGCGATGA
- the flgK gene encoding flagellar hook-associated protein FlgK, which translates to MAGSFGSISTALSALRYNQVALDVAGNNIANATTDGYVRRRVVGASVSSAQPAMWSRYDGHGEGVTVGEVRRMTDPLLDARVRREHGLLSYLSTSRTILARVEEGVGEPGPNGVHAAMLDFRNVWQDLSLDPGGLAARQQVIGSAETLAQALRTQAGNVAREEADQRANTVNLVSEINSAAKGLAALNHDILVTEQNGTDAGTLRDRRDQLALELAELAGGVTTVEADGQFTVKVGGATLVQGREAGTLVIASGITASGDADGAPIAYRIDDSSGSTVLPAGASGPGGELGAVTEVLTTHLPTYRAGLDAVAADLATALNAQQAAGYDASGVAGTPLFSYDPLVGAASLQVAISDPDLIAASSLPGGALDGGNADLASRAGNYPDGYQRLVNGLGTQVSSLEQRSANQASLAGSLDDAREQLAGVSLDEETVNMVAAQRAYEAAARLLTTLDGVLDTLINRTGLVGR; encoded by the coding sequence ATGGCGGGCTCGTTCGGCTCGATCAGCACGGCCCTCTCCGCGCTGCGCTACAACCAGGTCGCGCTCGACGTGGCGGGCAACAACATCGCCAATGCCACCACCGACGGCTACGTCCGCCGCCGCGTCGTGGGCGCGTCGGTGAGCAGCGCGCAGCCCGCGATGTGGTCCCGGTACGACGGCCACGGGGAGGGCGTCACCGTCGGCGAGGTGCGGCGGATGACCGACCCGCTCCTCGACGCTCGGGTCCGTCGCGAGCACGGCCTGCTGTCCTATCTGTCGACCAGCCGGACCATTCTGGCCCGGGTCGAGGAGGGCGTCGGCGAGCCCGGGCCGAACGGCGTCCACGCCGCGATGCTCGACTTCCGCAACGTCTGGCAGGACCTCTCCCTGGACCCGGGCGGTCTGGCCGCCCGCCAGCAGGTCATCGGCAGTGCGGAGACCCTCGCCCAGGCGCTGCGCACCCAGGCCGGCAACGTCGCCCGGGAGGAGGCGGACCAGCGGGCCAACACCGTCAACCTGGTCAGCGAGATCAACTCCGCCGCGAAGGGTCTCGCCGCCCTCAACCACGACATCCTCGTGACCGAGCAGAACGGCACCGACGCCGGCACCCTGCGCGACCGCCGCGACCAGCTCGCCCTCGAGCTCGCCGAGCTCGCCGGCGGTGTCACCACGGTCGAGGCCGACGGCCAGTTCACCGTCAAGGTGGGGGGCGCCACCCTCGTCCAGGGCAGGGAGGCCGGCACCCTCGTCATCGCCTCCGGCATCACCGCGAGCGGCGACGCCGACGGCGCGCCGATCGCCTACCGCATCGACGACTCCTCGGGCAGCACCGTCCTGCCTGCCGGTGCCTCCGGTCCGGGCGGCGAGCTCGGCGCGGTCACCGAGGTGCTCACCACCCACCTGCCGACGTACCGGGCCGGGCTGGATGCGGTGGCCGCGGACCTGGCGACCGCGCTCAACGCCCAGCAGGCGGCGGGGTACGACGCCTCCGGCGTGGCCGGCACCCCGCTGTTCAGCTACGACCCCCTCGTCGGCGCGGCGAGCCTGCAGGTCGCGATCTCGGATCCGGACCTGATCGCCGCCTCCAGCCTCCCGGGCGGTGCGCTCGACGGCGGCAACGCCGACCTGGCCAGCCGGGCCGGCAACTATCCCGACGGGTACCAGCGTCTCGTCAACGGCCTGGGCACCCAGGTCTCCTCCCTCGAGCAGCGGAGCGCGAACCAGGCCTCGCTGGCCGGTTCCCTGGACGATGCCCGCGAGCAGCTGGCCGGCGTCAGCCTCGATGAGGAGACGGTCAACATGGTCGCCGCGCAGCGGGCCTACGAGGCGGCCGCGCGCCTGCTGACCACGCTCGACGGCGTACTGGACACCCTGATCAACCGCACCGGCCTTGTCGGCCGCTGA
- a CDS encoding sigma-70 family RNA polymerase sigma factor, with amino-acid sequence MNANQPTAASGTDELITSHMPLVGHIVRETMGRVPSHVNRDDLTSAGLTALVLAARAFDESRGVPFDRYAATRIRGALLDELRSVDWASRSVRRRARDLAETRNQLCVVLGRTPTLTEVARATGLTEDEVAANDDDVSRAQVLSLQGSSTTPIEELVPTRAPSPEELIEHGERLTYLREAIAELPDRLRVVVEDYFFVERPMADIAADLGVTDSRISQMRAEALSLLRDALNHELEPSLVRQAGKNGGVAQRRRESYFAAVAARHAAGMRRSVRPLDAVG; translated from the coding sequence GTGAACGCGAACCAGCCAACCGCCGCCTCGGGTACGGACGAGCTGATCACCAGCCACATGCCGCTGGTGGGCCACATCGTGCGGGAGACGATGGGGCGGGTGCCGTCCCATGTCAACCGCGACGACCTCACCTCGGCAGGCCTCACCGCCCTGGTCCTGGCGGCCCGCGCCTTCGACGAGAGCCGGGGCGTCCCCTTCGACAGGTACGCCGCCACCCGGATCCGTGGCGCCCTGCTGGACGAGCTCCGCTCGGTCGACTGGGCCTCGCGGTCGGTGCGCCGCCGGGCCCGCGACCTCGCCGAGACACGCAACCAGCTGTGCGTCGTCCTCGGCCGGACCCCGACCCTCACCGAGGTCGCCCGCGCCACCGGCCTGACCGAGGACGAGGTCGCCGCCAACGACGACGACGTCTCCCGGGCGCAGGTCCTGTCACTCCAGGGCTCGAGCACCACCCCCATCGAGGAGCTGGTGCCGACCCGGGCGCCCTCCCCCGAGGAGCTGATCGAGCACGGCGAGCGGCTGACCTACCTGCGCGAGGCGATCGCCGAGCTGCCCGACCGGCTGCGGGTCGTGGTGGAGGACTACTTCTTCGTCGAGCGGCCGATGGCCGACATCGCCGCCGACCTGGGCGTCACCGACTCCCGGATCTCCCAGATGCGGGCCGAGGCGCTCTCGCTCCTGCGCGACGCGCTCAACCACGAGCTGGAGCCCTCGCTCGTGCGCCAGGCAGGCAAGAACGGCGGGGTCGCCCAGCGCCGCCGCGAGTCCTACTTCGCCGCCGTCGCCGCCCGGCACGCGGCGGGGATGCGGCGCAGCGTCCGCCCCCTCGACGCCGTGGGCTGA
- the csrA gene encoding carbon storage regulator CsrA — protein sequence MLVLSRRIGESVVIGAGSPEAVTVTVLEVRGDVVRIGIDAPRSVAVHRAELLAELADANADAASPSDSAVASLSEALRSRG from the coding sequence GTGCTGGTTCTCTCGCGTCGCATCGGCGAAAGCGTCGTCATCGGCGCAGGCTCGCCCGAGGCCGTCACCGTGACCGTCCTCGAGGTCCGCGGCGACGTCGTCCGGATCGGCATCGACGCCCCGCGCTCGGTCGCCGTCCACCGCGCCGAGCTGCTCGCCGAGCTCGCCGACGCCAACGCCGACGCTGCCTCCCCCTCGGATTCCGCCGTCGCGTCCCTCAGCGAGGCCCTCCGCTCCCGCGGCTGA
- the fliD gene encoding flagellar filament capping protein FliD: MATASIGGLASGLNTAEIISQLITLESAPQLKLKSQLSTEQTRLSALQQLNARLATLAATSGSLAGTSQTTGPWSALKATSSNSAVTVTATNGAAPGAFTVTVGRTALAHQLAFADAHAKTDAVTGAGTDVVLKRAGEPDVTIATAGGTLEQVAAAINAADEGVRATLVKVTSSGGGDTYRLLVESSTTGADSAFELTAADGSPLLGGASVRDGRDAAITIGGIEATSSTNTFADITPGVTITLGTAATGSADIAVSRDATSRSAAVKALVNDVNGILDALATATAHNADATKAGVLSGDSTLRGVTAGLAEAVYPTDGTSLAAYGIEVDRYGRFTFDETAFAEAYAADPDATTAAITGATGFASRIAKAAEDASDKYDGTVTNAVNGKTATIGRLTDSIAAWDDRLALRRTTLERQYTALETALSQLQSQSNWLSSQLSALTASKE, encoded by the coding sequence ATGGCGACAGCGAGCATCGGCGGTCTGGCCAGCGGCCTCAACACCGCCGAGATCATCAGCCAGCTCATCACCCTGGAGTCGGCTCCCCAGCTCAAGCTCAAGAGCCAGCTCTCGACCGAGCAGACGCGGCTCTCCGCACTCCAGCAGCTCAACGCCCGGCTGGCCACCCTGGCCGCCACCTCCGGGTCGCTGGCCGGCACCTCGCAGACGACCGGCCCCTGGTCCGCCCTCAAGGCGACCTCGTCGAACTCCGCGGTCACCGTCACCGCGACCAACGGTGCGGCGCCCGGCGCCTTCACCGTCACCGTCGGCCGGACCGCCCTCGCCCACCAGCTCGCCTTCGCCGACGCCCACGCCAAGACCGACGCCGTCACCGGTGCCGGCACGGACGTCGTCCTCAAGCGGGCCGGCGAGCCCGACGTCACGATCGCCACGGCCGGCGGCACCCTCGAGCAGGTCGCGGCGGCGATCAACGCCGCGGACGAGGGCGTGCGGGCGACGCTGGTGAAGGTGACCTCGTCCGGCGGCGGCGACACCTACCGCCTGCTCGTCGAGTCGTCCACCACCGGCGCCGACTCCGCCTTCGAGCTCACCGCCGCCGACGGCTCCCCGCTCCTGGGTGGCGCGAGCGTCCGGGACGGCCGGGACGCCGCCATCACGATCGGCGGCATCGAGGCGACCTCGAGCACGAACACCTTCGCCGACATCACACCGGGCGTGACGATCACCCTCGGGACCGCGGCCACCGGCAGCGCCGACATCGCCGTCAGCCGGGACGCCACCAGCCGCTCGGCCGCCGTCAAGGCGCTGGTCAACGATGTCAACGGGATCCTCGACGCGCTCGCGACGGCGACCGCCCACAACGCCGACGCCACCAAGGCGGGCGTCCTATCGGGCGACAGCACCCTGCGCGGAGTGACCGCCGGGCTGGCCGAGGCGGTCTACCCGACCGACGGCACCAGCCTGGCGGCGTACGGGATCGAGGTGGACCGCTACGGCCGCTTCACCTTCGACGAGACGGCCTTCGCCGAGGCCTACGCCGCCGACCCCGACGCCACCACCGCCGCCATCACCGGCGCCACCGGCTTCGCCTCCCGCATCGCGAAGGCGGCCGAGGACGCCAGCGACAAGTACGACGGCACGGTCACCAACGCGGTCAACGGCAAGACCGCCACCATCGGGCGTCTCACCGACAGCATCGCGGCCTGGGACGACCGCCTGGCACTGCGCCGCACCACCCTGGAGCGGCAGTACACCGCCCTGGAGACCGCTCTCTCCCAGCTCCAGTCCCAGTCCAACTGGCTCAGCAGCCAGCTCTCCGCCCTGACCGCGTCGAAGGAGTGA
- a CDS encoding chemotaxis protein CheA — MDDDAEIIAEFLVESHENLDQLDRDLVELEREPGSRERLSSVFRTIHTIKGTSGFLAFNRLEQLTHVGETLLSRLRDGELVMTPPIAEGLLAMVDTVRALLDGIERTGRDTDPAVAVDPVVAVLEGLLVAGAVAEEPDVSPAAPSVTAPEPEPESEPEPEPEPEPEPEPEPEESGERRTVVDSSVRVDVDLLDDLVDLVGELVLTRNQLLQRSLGSADAELVRASQRLDLVASELQESIMKTRMQPIGQVWSKLPRVVRDLSHQLGREVELVMEGHETELDRSLLEAVKDPLTHLVRNSLDHGIEPPDVRRAAGKDAKGTLSLRAYHESGQVVVEIADDGLGIDPATIGAIAVERGVVTRDQLARMDGREVLGLIFRPGFSTAAAVSNISGRGVGMDVVRTNIERIGGSVDVASEPGRGTTTRVRIPLTLAIIPALVVGEGGERYAIPQANLVELVRIEGDDLRRQVEDLAGAPVLRLRGRLLPLVSLAETLGGSAPDGEALTVVVLQADDVRFGLCVCEVHDTQEIVVKPIGRQLKALTTYAGATIMGDGRVALILDVAGIAATVGVGATQQEPADRTASAADDRTALLVLEVADGRRAALPLAAVARLEEFGRDRVERSGTVEVVQYRDGILPLVRLASAIGLPDTSDRGDQISVVVHETGAAAGAVGIVIDRVLDVVEVAVSASEVGRRTGVTGSAVVQDRVTDLVDLDAVVARSGVLA, encoded by the coding sequence ATGGACGACGACGCCGAGATCATCGCGGAGTTCCTCGTGGAGTCCCACGAGAACCTGGACCAGCTCGACCGCGACCTCGTCGAGCTGGAGCGGGAGCCGGGCTCGCGCGAGCGGCTGTCGAGCGTGTTCCGCACGATCCACACGATCAAGGGCACCAGCGGCTTCCTGGCCTTCAACCGGCTGGAGCAGCTGACCCACGTCGGGGAGACGCTGCTCTCGCGGCTGCGCGACGGCGAGCTCGTCATGACACCCCCGATCGCCGAGGGCCTGCTCGCGATGGTCGACACCGTCCGCGCGCTGCTCGACGGGATCGAGCGGACCGGTCGCGACACGGACCCCGCGGTCGCCGTCGACCCGGTCGTCGCCGTCCTCGAGGGCCTGCTGGTCGCCGGCGCGGTCGCGGAGGAGCCGGACGTGTCCCCGGCGGCTCCGTCCGTGACCGCACCGGAGCCCGAGCCGGAGTCGGAGCCCGAGCCGGAGCCGGAGCCGGAGCCCGAGCCGGAGCCCGAGCCGGAGGAGAGCGGCGAGCGCCGTACCGTCGTCGACTCCTCGGTCCGCGTCGACGTCGATCTCCTCGACGACCTGGTCGACCTGGTCGGCGAACTGGTGCTGACCCGCAACCAGCTGCTCCAGCGCAGCCTCGGCTCGGCGGACGCCGAGCTGGTCCGCGCGAGCCAGCGGCTGGACCTGGTGGCCAGCGAGCTGCAGGAGTCGATCATGAAGACGCGCATGCAGCCGATCGGCCAGGTCTGGTCGAAGCTGCCGCGGGTCGTGCGCGACCTGTCCCACCAGCTCGGCCGTGAGGTCGAGCTGGTCATGGAGGGGCACGAGACCGAGCTGGACCGCAGCCTGCTGGAGGCGGTCAAGGACCCGCTGACCCACCTGGTGCGCAACTCGCTCGACCACGGCATTGAGCCCCCCGACGTACGCCGCGCGGCGGGCAAGGACGCCAAGGGCACGCTGAGTCTGCGGGCCTATCACGAGTCCGGCCAGGTCGTCGTCGAGATAGCCGACGACGGGTTGGGCATCGACCCCGCGACGATCGGCGCGATCGCCGTCGAACGGGGCGTCGTCACCCGCGACCAACTGGCCCGGATGGACGGCCGCGAGGTGCTCGGGCTGATCTTCCGGCCCGGCTTCTCCACGGCCGCCGCGGTCTCGAACATCTCCGGGCGCGGCGTCGGCATGGACGTGGTGCGCACCAACATCGAGCGGATCGGCGGCAGCGTCGACGTCGCCTCCGAGCCCGGACGGGGGACGACGACCCGCGTCCGGATCCCGCTCACGCTCGCGATCATCCCCGCGCTCGTGGTCGGGGAGGGCGGCGAGCGCTACGCGATCCCGCAGGCCAACCTGGTCGAGCTGGTCCGGATCGAGGGTGACGACCTGCGCCGCCAGGTCGAGGACCTCGCCGGAGCGCCGGTACTGCGCCTGCGCGGCCGGCTGCTGCCGCTGGTGTCCCTCGCCGAGACCCTCGGCGGGAGCGCGCCCGACGGCGAGGCGCTCACGGTCGTCGTGCTGCAAGCCGACGACGTGCGCTTCGGCCTGTGCGTCTGCGAGGTGCACGACACCCAGGAGATCGTGGTCAAGCCGATCGGGCGCCAGCTCAAGGCGCTGACCACCTACGCCGGCGCCACGATCATGGGCGACGGCAGGGTGGCGCTCATCCTCGACGTCGCCGGCATCGCCGCGACGGTCGGCGTGGGCGCGACCCAGCAGGAGCCGGCCGACCGGACGGCGAGCGCCGCCGACGACCGGACCGCCCTGCTGGTGCTGGAGGTCGCCGACGGCCGCCGCGCGGCGCTGCCCCTGGCGGCCGTGGCCCGCCTCGAGGAGTTCGGTCGCGACCGGGTGGAGCGCAGCGGCACGGTGGAGGTCGTGCAGTACCGCGACGGGATCCTGCCGCTCGTGCGGCTCGCCTCCGCGATCGGACTCCCGGACACCAGCGACCGCGGCGACCAGATCAGCGTCGTGGTGCACGAGACGGGTGCGGCCGCGGGCGCCGTCGGCATCGTCATCGACCGGGTGCTCGACGTGGTCGAGGTCGCGGTCAGCGCGAGCGAGGTCGGCCGTCGTACCGGCGTCACCGGCAGCGCCGTCGTCCAGGACCGGGTCACCGACCTCGTCGACCTCGACGCGGTCGTGGCCCGCTCGGGGGTGCTGGCATGA